The Puniceicoccus vermicola genome contains the following window.
TGGCCCACTACGAACTTCACGCATGGTGCCTTTTGATCCTTGGCTGGATCATGGCACCTTTTTATATGCGCTCGAAGGTCTTCACGATGCCGGAGTTCCTCGAACGCCGCTTCAGTCCCCACGCCCGGACGATCCTCTCCCTCATTTCCCTCTTCGCCTACGTTTTGACGAAGATTGCAGTGGGGATCTTTGCCGGAGGAATCGTCTTCGCCACCCTGCTTCCCGAGATCCATCTCGGGCCGCTCAATAGCTTCTGGCTCGGCTCGATTCTCGTGCTGCTCCTCACTGGAGCCTACACGATTCTAGGAGGACTCCGGGCAGTCGCCTATACTGAAGCCCTACAAACCTTCATTCTGGTATTCGGCTCGGCTCTCGTGACCTTCTACGGTCTGCGGGCGCTGGGAGACGGGAGTATCATGGCTGGCTGGGGCAACCTTCGGGAGATCGCAGGATCAGAGATGTTTAACCTCTGGAAGCCCATCGTCCGAGCGGGTGCCGAAGGCACCTGGGAGCCAATCCGGGAGATCAGTGCCAGCGGTGAGATCGTCAAGGAAGCCTGGTATTTCAACGGGAACTATCCATGGCTCTCAATGCTCTTCTGCGCGCCGATCATCGGCCTCTGGTACTGGTGTACCGACCAATACATTGTCCAGCGCATGCTGGGTGCGCCCAATGAGAAGGAAGCCCGCCGCGGAACAATCTTTGCTTCCGGCCTGAAACTCCTGCCGGTCTTCCTCTTCATCATCCCCGGAATGATCTGCTTCGCCTTGGCTAAGAGTGGCACGGTTGCCGCCCTGTCCGCCGAGATGATCAATCCGGATACGGGGGAAGTCATTCGCGAGAACGCCCAAGCGGCCTTCCCGCTTCTCGTCCAGCACGTGCTACCGGCCGGATTCCGCGGTATTGTGGTCGCCGGCCTCCTGGCCGCGCTGATGAGCTCCCTCGCCGGGGTTCTGAACGCGACCGCGACCCTGTTCACGATGGACTTCTACTCCCGCATTAAGAAGAACGTGGATCAAAAGCGACTCATCTGGATTGGCCGCGTTGCCACCGCGGTGCTCGTCTGCATCGGTCTGCTCTGGATCCCCGTAATTCAAGGCGCCAAGGGTCTCTACGATTATCTGCAAGGGGTGCAGGCCTACCTCGCCCCGCCGATCTTCGTGGTATTCTTCTTCGGAGTCTTCGTCAAACGCCTCAACGGTCCCGGCTGTCTGGCCACTCTGGTGGTTGGCTTTGCCCTTGGCCTCTTCCGATTGGCGGTGGACACACCCGCAGCCCTCATGGGCCACGTTTATGAAGAAGGAACGTTCCTCTGGATCGTGAATAACATCTTCTTCCAGTATTACTCGATCATCATTCTGATCGTCTGCATCATCACCTTCTACGTCGTCAGCTATGCCACCAAGGCACCGGACTACGAGAAGATCAGTGGTCTTACATTCGGAACGGTCACCGACGACCATCGCAAGGATTCCCGTTCGAGTCGCACTTTTGCCGACTACTTCTGGAGTGGCTTGGTGATCGTCTTCATTCTAGCCGCCTACCTCTACTTCCGCGGCTAATTCCCATTCGGAGATACCGGGCCCGAATGACGGGCCCGGTATCCCTCCAACCCCGACAACCCCAATATAAAAAAAAGGATCCCAAGATGTCCTATACCCAAAAATTACTCACCGGACTCGTGCTCGGTTCAATCGGAACCACTGCGGTCTTCGCGGACTGCGAAAACTGCCCGAAACCGGGCAAACACCCACAACCTCAATTCGACGCCGGAGACTATCTCACCGGCGGCTGGGGTGGACACCGCGAAAAGCTGATGGACCAAGGCATCGACATCGGCATCGGCTATACCGCGGAACCCGAATGGAACCCGGTCGGCGGTGAAGACCAAAGCGCGACCTACGTCCACAACATCGGCGTCTCGGCCTTATTCGATTTCGAGAAGCTCATGGGCATTCCAAATACCACCTTCCTGATTCAGGGCTCCCAACGTTCGGGAAACAGCCTGACGGAAGATGCGATCGGGAATGCCATCAGTGTTCAACAACTCTACGGAGGCGGTCAGACCTACCGTCTTGTCGAAATGCGGATCAGCAATGATTTCTACGAAGATCGGCTACATTTCTCCTACGGGCGCCTATCAACGACGAATGACTTCATGACCTCGCCGTATTACTGCCAGTTTGTCACCAACGGTTTCTGCGGTCAGCCAACCTCCCCGTTCTTCAACATGAGCAACGGAATCTCGGCCTACCCGATCGCGGTTTGGGGGGCGATGACCGAGTTC
Protein-coding sequences here:
- a CDS encoding sodium:solute symporter, whose amino-acid sequence is MEPLDWLMIAGYFALLLGVAWWVIRKKNETADDYFLAGRNLGWFIIGASIFASNIGSEHLVGLAGSGATDGVAMAHYELHAWCLLILGWIMAPFYMRSKVFTMPEFLERRFSPHARTILSLISLFAYVLTKIAVGIFAGGIVFATLLPEIHLGPLNSFWLGSILVLLLTGAYTILGGLRAVAYTEALQTFILVFGSALVTFYGLRALGDGSIMAGWGNLREIAGSEMFNLWKPIVRAGAEGTWEPIREISASGEIVKEAWYFNGNYPWLSMLFCAPIIGLWYWCTDQYIVQRMLGAPNEKEARRGTIFASGLKLLPVFLFIIPGMICFALAKSGTVAALSAEMINPDTGEVIRENAQAAFPLLVQHVLPAGFRGIVVAGLLAALMSSLAGVLNATATLFTMDFYSRIKKNVDQKRLIWIGRVATAVLVCIGLLWIPVIQGAKGLYDYLQGVQAYLAPPIFVVFFFGVFVKRLNGPGCLATLVVGFALGLFRLAVDTPAALMGHVYEEGTFLWIVNNIFFQYYSIIILIVCIITFYVVSYATKAPDYEKISGLTFGTVTDDHRKDSRSSRTFADYFWSGLVIVFILAAYLYFRG